A single region of the Variovorax paradoxus genome encodes:
- a CDS encoding PQQ-dependent sugar dehydrogenase, which yields MGRTAVLAGLALAGTVVAQIRPETISSGLENPWGVAFLPDGRFAVTERAGRLRVIAADGKISAPVAGLPAIAAGGQGGLLDVLADSAFDKNRTLYFCFSEPAAGGSANSTALARAQLSKDGAKLENLRIIFSQQPKVASRNHFGCRIVEARDGTLFLTLGDRYSRKEDAQKLDSHIGKVVRIAKDGTVPKDNPFVGRAGALPEIWSYGHRNGQGAALGPDGRFWMTEHGPQGGDEINVPQAGRNYGWPVITYGENYGGGKIGDGITSKDGLEQPLHYWVPSIAPSGMAFLTSDRYGAGWKGNLFVGSLKFGYLDRIELKDGKVAAEHKLLADGRARIRDVKQGPDGLLYVLTDESDGKLLRLRPN from the coding sequence ATGGGCCGCACTGCTGTCCTCGCTGGGCTGGCCCTTGCGGGCACCGTTGTAGCGCAGATACGTCCTGAGACCATTTCGTCCGGTCTTGAGAACCCATGGGGCGTGGCCTTCTTGCCGGACGGCCGTTTTGCGGTGACCGAGCGAGCCGGCAGGCTGCGGGTGATTGCAGCGGACGGAAAAATCAGTGCACCCGTGGCCGGTTTGCCCGCCATTGCGGCGGGCGGCCAGGGCGGCCTGCTCGACGTGCTGGCGGATTCAGCCTTCGACAAGAACCGCACACTGTATTTCTGCTTCTCCGAGCCGGCGGCCGGGGGCTCGGCCAACAGCACTGCGCTGGCTCGTGCACAGCTTTCGAAAGACGGCGCAAAGCTGGAGAACCTGCGCATCATCTTCAGCCAGCAACCCAAGGTGGCCAGCCGCAATCACTTTGGCTGCCGCATCGTCGAGGCGCGAGACGGAACGCTGTTTCTCACGCTCGGCGACCGGTACAGCCGCAAGGAAGACGCGCAGAAGCTCGACAGCCACATTGGGAAGGTTGTGCGCATCGCAAAGGATGGAACCGTGCCCAAGGACAACCCGTTCGTCGGCAGGGCGGGTGCGCTGCCCGAAATCTGGAGCTACGGCCACCGCAATGGCCAAGGCGCGGCGCTCGGGCCCGACGGGCGTTTCTGGATGACGGAGCATGGTCCGCAAGGCGGCGACGAAATCAATGTGCCCCAGGCCGGGCGCAATTACGGCTGGCCGGTGATCACCTATGGCGAAAACTATGGCGGCGGCAAGATCGGCGACGGCATTACTTCCAAGGACGGCCTGGAGCAGCCGCTGCACTACTGGGTGCCGTCGATTGCGCCGTCGGGCATGGCGTTTCTGACCAGCGACCGCTACGGCGCGGGGTGGAAGGGTAACCTCTTCGTCGGGTCGCTCAAATTCGGCTATCTCGACCGCATCGAGCTGAAGGACGGCAAGGTGGCTGCCGAGCACAAGCTGCTGGCCGACGGCAGGGCACGCATTCGCGATGTGAAGCAGGGGCCGGACGGTTTGCTCTATGTGCTGACCGACGAATCCGACGGCAAGCTGCTGCGTCTTCGGCCGAATTGA
- a CDS encoding alpha/beta fold hydrolase — protein MRIFSRRLSARRPLSLLSLCAVLLVAGCGGLRTANAPLKSTLEKSSCTPNADTLLVLLPGAYSHPDEFMREGFVKALGDNRLAVDVMLVDAHLGYYNNKTILDRLSKDVMAPARGKGYKSIWIVGISVGGFGGLLYAQTHPGELAGLAAIAPYLGERALGLDIANAGGVARWTGPLDAPPGSDLRTPNETQLWQWLRGYVGYSATFGARPPLYLGYGIDDRFAFSHRLLAAAMPEDRVFTTEGGHDWPEWMRLWRRMLPTLPLPGCPG, from the coding sequence ATGCGGATCTTTTCACGGCGCCTTTCGGCGCGGCGCCCTCTCTCGCTGTTGAGTCTTTGCGCCGTGCTCCTGGTCGCCGGCTGCGGCGGGCTGCGAACGGCCAACGCACCGCTGAAGAGCACGCTCGAAAAGAGCAGCTGCACGCCGAATGCCGACACGCTGCTGGTGCTGCTGCCCGGCGCGTATTCGCACCCGGACGAATTCATGCGCGAAGGTTTCGTGAAGGCGCTGGGCGACAACAGGCTCGCCGTAGACGTGATGCTGGTCGATGCGCACCTCGGCTACTACAACAACAAGACCATCCTCGACCGCCTGAGCAAGGATGTGATGGCGCCGGCACGCGGCAAGGGCTACAAGTCGATCTGGATCGTCGGCATCTCGGTCGGAGGTTTCGGCGGGCTCCTCTATGCACAAACCCACCCCGGTGAACTGGCCGGCCTGGCGGCCATTGCGCCCTACCTTGGGGAACGCGCGCTCGGCCTGGACATCGCCAATGCGGGCGGCGTGGCCCGCTGGACCGGGCCGCTGGACGCTCCGCCGGGCAGCGACCTGCGAACACCGAACGAAACGCAGCTTTGGCAATGGCTGCGGGGTTACGTGGGCTACAGCGCCACATTCGGCGCGCGCCCGCCGCTTTACCTGGGCTACGGCATCGACGACCGCTTTGCTTTCAGCCACCGGCTGCTGGCCGCGGCGATGCCTGAGGATCGCGTGTTCACGACCGAGGGCGGGCATGACTGGCCCGAGTGGATGCGGCTCTGGCGCCGCATGCTGCCGACGCTGCCTCTGCCGGGATGCCCCGGCTGA
- a CDS encoding isochorismatase family protein, with translation MLLDASQSQLVLIDYQAQLMPAIFEADAVAQNAVRLGKMARLFEVPVWGTEHNPSKLGETVPDIRALYQRTLPKMHFSGMEEGLGEWLRAPPKAPQGNARSLPKHLQKPAAAAEERNTIVIAGCEAHVCLLQTALDLLEDEFEVWVVTDACSSRTERNRDAAFDRLAGAGAELVTTEMVGFEWLRTAEHPAFPELLKIVR, from the coding sequence ATGCTGCTCGACGCCTCGCAATCCCAACTCGTGCTGATCGACTACCAGGCGCAGCTGATGCCTGCGATCTTCGAGGCCGATGCCGTGGCGCAGAACGCCGTGCGCCTGGGCAAGATGGCGCGCCTGTTCGAAGTGCCAGTCTGGGGCACCGAGCACAACCCGTCGAAGCTCGGCGAAACGGTGCCGGATATTCGCGCGCTGTATCAGCGAACCTTGCCCAAGATGCATTTCAGCGGCATGGAGGAGGGCCTTGGCGAGTGGCTGCGCGCGCCGCCCAAGGCGCCGCAGGGCAATGCCCGCAGCCTGCCGAAGCATCTGCAAAAGCCCGCGGCCGCGGCCGAAGAGCGCAATACCATCGTGATTGCGGGATGCGAGGCCCATGTGTGCCTGCTGCAGACCGCGCTCGATCTGCTGGAAGACGAATTCGAAGTGTGGGTGGTAACCGACGCCTGCAGCTCTCGCACCGAGCGCAACCGCGACGCTGCCTTCGATCGGTTGGCTGGCGCGGGTGCCGAACTGGTGACCACCGAGATGGTTGGGTTCGAATGGCTGCGCACGGCCGAGCACCCGGCGTTCCCCGAGTTGCTGAAGATCGTTCGATAG
- a CDS encoding propionate--CoA ligase yields the protein MSRYEEFYRQSVDAPEAFWAEQARLIDWKTPPARVLDASQPPFARWFVDGTTNLCHNAVDRHLAARGDQPALIFVSTETGTERTYSFRELHAEVQRTAASLVALGVGKGDRVLIYMPMIPEAAFAMLACARIGAIHCVVFGGFASGSLAARIEDAEPKVVVSADAGSRGGKVIAYKPLLDEAIRISKHKPSAVLLTDRGLAPMALTAGRDHLAAELNLKHGDTEIPCTWLAATDISYTIYTSGTTGKPKGVQRDVGGYAVALAASMKHIFDGRPGETYFSTSDIGWVVGHSYIVYGPLIGGMATLMYEGLPTQGIDKQPDGGIWWRLVEKYKVTVMFSAPTAVRVLKKQDPALLKKYDLSSLRALFLAGEPLDEPTARWIADGLGVPIIDNYWQTESGWPIITIANGVEQKPSKFGSPGVPMYGFRVKILHESTGEELTGANEKGVVVIEGPTPPGFMQTVWKDDKRFVDTYWKSIPGKMVYSTFDWGIRDEDGYFYILGRTDDVINVAGHRLGTREIEESISGHAGVAEVAVVGVADALKGQVAMAFVVPRDGGAATNADAALKLEGEIMKVVADQLGALARPARVRFVNGLPKTRSGKLLRRAIQAVCEQRDPGDLTTIDDPATLQQIKQLLSSD from the coding sequence ATGAGCCGCTACGAAGAGTTCTATCGCCAGTCGGTGGACGCGCCCGAGGCCTTCTGGGCCGAGCAGGCCAGGCTGATCGATTGGAAGACGCCGCCGGCCCGGGTTCTGGACGCCAGCCAGCCGCCATTTGCCCGCTGGTTCGTGGACGGAACCACCAACCTGTGCCACAACGCGGTCGACCGGCACCTGGCCGCACGAGGCGATCAGCCTGCGTTGATCTTCGTATCGACCGAAACCGGCACCGAAAGAACCTACAGCTTCCGCGAGCTGCATGCCGAAGTGCAGCGCACCGCGGCCAGCCTGGTCGCGCTCGGGGTGGGCAAGGGCGACCGCGTGCTCATCTATATGCCGATGATTCCGGAGGCCGCATTCGCCATGCTGGCCTGCGCACGGATCGGTGCGATCCACTGCGTGGTTTTCGGCGGTTTTGCGAGCGGCTCGCTGGCGGCGCGCATCGAGGACGCAGAACCCAAGGTGGTGGTGAGCGCCGATGCGGGCTCGCGCGGCGGCAAGGTCATTGCGTACAAGCCGCTGCTGGACGAGGCCATCCGGATTTCGAAGCACAAGCCGTCGGCCGTGCTGTTGACCGATCGCGGCCTGGCTCCCATGGCGCTGACCGCCGGCCGCGACCATCTGGCTGCCGAGCTGAACCTGAAGCACGGCGACACCGAGATCCCGTGCACCTGGCTGGCTGCCACCGACATCAGCTACACCATCTACACGAGCGGCACCACGGGCAAGCCGAAGGGCGTGCAGCGCGATGTCGGCGGCTATGCGGTGGCGCTGGCCGCCAGCATGAAGCACATCTTCGACGGACGGCCGGGCGAAACCTATTTTTCGACCAGCGATATCGGGTGGGTGGTGGGCCACAGCTACATCGTCTATGGACCGCTGATCGGCGGCATGGCCACCCTCATGTACGAGGGACTCCCCACGCAGGGCATCGACAAGCAGCCCGACGGCGGCATCTGGTGGCGCCTGGTCGAAAAGTACAAGGTCACCGTAATGTTCAGCGCGCCCACCGCGGTGCGCGTGCTCAAGAAGCAAGACCCGGCGCTGCTGAAGAAGTACGACCTGTCGAGCCTGCGCGCGCTGTTCCTGGCGGGCGAACCGCTCGACGAGCCCACCGCGCGGTGGATCGCCGACGGGCTGGGCGTGCCGATCATCGACAACTACTGGCAGACCGAATCGGGCTGGCCGATCATCACCATTGCCAACGGGGTCGAGCAAAAGCCCAGCAAGTTCGGCAGCCCCGGCGTGCCGATGTACGGCTTTCGCGTGAAGATCCTGCACGAGTCCACCGGCGAGGAGCTGACCGGCGCCAACGAGAAGGGCGTGGTCGTGATCGAAGGCCCCACGCCGCCGGGCTTCATGCAAACGGTGTGGAAAGACGACAAGCGCTTCGTCGACACCTATTGGAAATCCATACCCGGCAAGATGGTCTATTCGACCTTCGACTGGGGCATTCGCGACGAAGACGGCTACTTCTACATCCTCGGCCGCACCGACGACGTGATCAACGTGGCCGGCCACCGCCTCGGCACGCGCGAGATCGAGGAGAGCATCTCGGGCCATGCAGGTGTGGCCGAGGTGGCGGTGGTCGGCGTGGCCGACGCGCTCAAGGGGCAGGTGGCCATGGCCTTTGTCGTGCCCAGGGACGGCGGGGCGGCTACCAATGCCGATGCAGCGCTGAAGCTGGAGGGCGAAATCATGAAAGTGGTGGCCGACCAGCTCGGCGCCCTGGCACGGCCGGCTCGCGTGCGCTTTGTGAACGGGCTGCCCAAGACCCGCAGCGGCAAGCTGCTGCGGCGCGCCATCCAGGCCGTGTGCGAGCAGCGCGACCCCGGCGACCTGACCACCATCGACGACCCCGCCACGCTGCAGCAGATCAAACAGCTACTTTCTTCTGACTGA
- a CDS encoding 2-oxoglutarate dehydrogenase E1 component, whose protein sequence is MSDSSTPSAYTAYQGNTYLFGGNAPYVEEMYENYLANPGSVPDNWRSYFDALQNVPAVDGTNARDVPHQPVINAFAERAKQGTTRVVQASGADSELGRKRTAVQQLIAAYRNVGARWADLDPLKRAERPAIPELEPSFYGFTDADLETVFNTSNTFFGKETMSLRDLLNALRETYCGTMGAEYMYTTDQNHKRWWQQKLESARTNPKLTAEQKKHVLNRLTAAEGLERFLHTKYVGQKRFSLEGGESFIVSMDELINQAGIKGVQEIVIGMAHRGRLNVLVNSLGKLPADLFAEFDHTAPEDLPSGDVKYHQGFSSDVTTPGGPVHLSLAFNPSHLEIVNPVVEGSVRSRMDRRADPQGKQVLPVLVHGDAAFAGQGVVMETLALAETRGYFTGGTVHIVINNQIGFTTSDPRDSRSTLYCSDIVKMIEAPVLHVNGDDPEAVVLATQLALEFRMEFQKDVVVDIVCFRKLGHNEQDTPSLTQPLMYKKIAQHPGTRKLYADKLAAQGLGDTLGDDMVKAQRAAFDEGKNTIDPVLTNFKSKYAVDWSPYLNKKWTDAGDTAIPSSEWKRLAEKITTVPAGFTVHPLVKKVLDDRAAMGRGDVNVDWGMGEHMAFASLVASGYPVRLSGEDSGRGTFTHRHAVLHDQNREKFDVGTYTPLQNVAENQAPFVVIDSILSEEAVLAFEYGYASNDPNTLVIWEAQFGDFVNGAQVVIDQFIASGEVKWGRVNGLTMMLPHGYEGQGPEHSSARLERFMQLSADTNMQVVQPTTASQIFHVLRRQMVRNLRKPLIILTPKSLLRNKDATSPLSEFTKGSFQTVIPDTKGLKAEKVKRLIACSGKVYYDLFKKREEQGNEDVAIIRVEQLYPFPHKAFAAEIKKYPNLVDVVWCQDEPQNQGAWFFVQHYIHENMQEGQKLGYSGRAASASPAVGYSHLHQEQQKALVDGAFGKLKGFVLTK, encoded by the coding sequence ATGAGCGATTCTTCTACGCCATCGGCGTACACCGCCTATCAAGGCAACACCTACCTCTTCGGCGGCAACGCGCCCTATGTCGAGGAGATGTACGAAAACTACCTTGCCAACCCCGGTAGCGTGCCTGACAACTGGCGCTCGTATTTCGATGCGCTGCAGAATGTCCCCGCCGTCGACGGCACCAATGCGCGCGACGTGCCGCACCAGCCGGTCATCAACGCCTTTGCCGAACGTGCCAAGCAGGGCACCACCCGCGTGGTCCAGGCCAGCGGCGCAGACTCCGAGCTCGGCCGCAAGCGCACCGCTGTCCAGCAGCTGATTGCCGCCTACCGCAACGTCGGCGCCCGCTGGGCCGACCTCGACCCGCTCAAGCGCGCCGAGCGCCCGGCCATTCCGGAACTCGAGCCCTCGTTCTACGGCTTCACCGACGCCGACCTCGAGACGGTGTTCAACACCAGCAATACCTTCTTCGGCAAAGAGACCATGTCGCTGCGCGACCTGCTCAATGCCCTGCGCGAAACGTACTGCGGCACCATGGGCGCCGAGTACATGTACACCACCGACCAGAACCACAAGCGCTGGTGGCAGCAAAAGCTCGAAAGCGCCCGCACCAACCCCAAGCTGACGGCCGAGCAGAAGAAGCACGTGCTGAACCGCCTGACCGCGGCCGAAGGCCTCGAGCGCTTTCTTCACACCAAGTACGTCGGCCAGAAGCGCTTTTCGCTCGAAGGCGGCGAGAGCTTCATCGTCTCGATGGACGAGCTCATCAACCAGGCGGGCATCAAGGGCGTGCAGGAAATCGTGATCGGCATGGCCCACCGCGGCCGCCTGAACGTGCTGGTCAATTCGCTGGGCAAGCTGCCGGCCGACCTGTTCGCCGAGTTCGACCATACCGCTCCTGAAGACCTGCCGAGCGGCGACGTCAAGTACCACCAGGGCTTCAGCTCCGACGTGACCACCCCTGGCGGCCCGGTGCACCTGAGCCTTGCGTTCAACCCCTCGCACCTCGAAATCGTGAACCCCGTGGTCGAGGGCTCCGTGCGTTCGCGCATGGACCGCCGCGCCGACCCGCAAGGCAAGCAGGTGCTGCCCGTGCTCGTGCACGGCGACGCCGCCTTCGCAGGCCAGGGCGTGGTGATGGAAACGCTGGCGCTGGCCGAAACGCGCGGCTACTTCACAGGCGGCACGGTTCACATCGTCATCAACAACCAGATCGGCTTCACCACCAGCGACCCGCGCGACAGCCGCTCGACGCTGTACTGCTCGGACATCGTCAAGATGATCGAGGCGCCGGTGCTGCACGTGAACGGCGACGACCCGGAAGCCGTGGTGCTGGCAACCCAGCTCGCCCTCGAGTTCCGCATGGAGTTCCAGAAGGACGTGGTCGTGGACATCGTCTGCTTCCGCAAGCTGGGCCACAACGAGCAGGACACCCCCTCGCTCACCCAGCCGCTCATGTACAAGAAGATCGCCCAGCACCCCGGCACGCGCAAGCTGTACGCCGACAAGCTGGCCGCTCAGGGCCTGGGTGACACGCTCGGCGACGACATGGTCAAGGCGCAGCGCGCGGCCTTCGACGAAGGCAAGAACACCATCGACCCGGTGCTCACCAACTTCAAGAGCAAGTACGCGGTCGACTGGAGCCCCTATCTCAACAAGAAGTGGACCGACGCCGGCGACACGGCCATTCCGTCGAGCGAGTGGAAGCGCCTGGCCGAGAAGATCACCACGGTGCCGGCCGGCTTCACGGTGCACCCGCTCGTGAAGAAGGTGCTGGACGACCGCGCCGCCATGGGCCGCGGTGACGTGAACGTCGACTGGGGCATGGGCGAGCACATGGCTTTCGCCTCTCTGGTGGCCAGCGGCTACCCGGTTCGCCTCTCGGGCGAGGACTCGGGCCGTGGCACCTTCACGCACCGCCACGCCGTGCTGCACGATCAGAACCGCGAAAAGTTCGACGTTGGCACCTACACGCCGCTGCAGAACGTGGCTGAAAACCAGGCACCGTTCGTCGTCATCGATTCCATCCTTTCGGAAGAAGCCGTGCTCGCGTTCGAATACGGCTACGCCTCGAACGATCCGAATACGCTGGTCATCTGGGAAGCCCAGTTCGGCGACTTCGTGAACGGCGCGCAAGTGGTGATCGACCAGTTCATTGCCTCGGGCGAAGTGAAGTGGGGCCGCGTCAACGGCCTGACCATGATGCTGCCGCACGGCTACGAAGGCCAGGGCCCGGAGCACAGCTCGGCACGCCTGGAGCGTTTCATGCAGCTGAGCGCGGACACCAACATGCAAGTGGTGCAGCCGACCACGGCCAGCCAGATCTTCCACGTGCTGCGCCGCCAGATGGTGCGCAACCTGCGCAAGCCGCTCATCATCCTCACGCCCAAGTCGCTGCTGCGCAACAAGGACGCAACGTCGCCGCTGTCCGAGTTCACCAAGGGCAGCTTCCAGACGGTCATTCCGGACACCAAGGGCCTGAAGGCGGAGAAGGTCAAGCGCCTGATCGCCTGCTCGGGCAAGGTCTACTACGACCTGTTCAAGAAGCGCGAAGAGCAGGGCAACGAGGACGTGGCCATCATCCGCGTCGAGCAGCTCTACCCGTTCCCGCACAAGGCTTTTGCCGCCGAGATCAAGAAGTACCCGAATCTCGTCGACGTGGTCTGGTGCCAGGACGAGCCGCAGAACCAGGGCGCCTGGTTCTTCGTGCAGCACTACATCCACGAAAACATGCAGGAAGGCCAGAAGCTCGGCTACTCCGGCCGTGCCGCTTCGGCGTCGCCGGCGGTGGGCTACTCGCACCTGCACCAGGAACAGCAGAAGGCGCTCGTCGATGGCGCATTTGGCAAGCTCAAGGGCTTCGTGCTGACCAAGTAA
- the odhB gene encoding 2-oxoglutarate dehydrogenase complex dihydrolipoyllysine-residue succinyltransferase — protein MSIVEVKVPQLSESVAEATMLTWNKKAGEAVAIDEILIEIETDKVVLEVPAPSAGVLAEIVQPDGATVVADQLIAKIDTEGKGAAAAPAAAPAAAPAPAAAPAPAAAAAAAGGSKSDVAMPAAAKLLADNNLKTSDVAGTGKDGRVTKGDVLGAVASGAKPAATVAAPAAKPALPQVSAPSSAADLGERPEQRVPMSRLRARIAERLLQSQSTNAILTTFNEVNMAPVMELRKRFQDSFTKEHGVKLGFMSFFVKAAVHALKKYPVINASVDGNDILYHGYFDIGIAVGSPRGLVVPILRNADQMSFADIEKKIAEYGKKAQDGKLGIEEMTGGTFSISNGGTFGSMLSTPIINPPQSAILGVHATKDRAVVENGQIVIRPMNYLAMSYDHRIIDGREAVLGLVAMKEALEDPSRLLFDI, from the coding sequence ATGTCTATCGTAGAAGTCAAAGTCCCCCAGCTTTCCGAATCCGTGGCCGAGGCCACCATGCTCACCTGGAATAAGAAGGCCGGCGAAGCCGTCGCCATCGATGAAATCCTGATCGAGATCGAGACCGACAAGGTCGTGCTCGAAGTGCCCGCGCCCTCGGCCGGGGTGCTGGCTGAAATCGTGCAGCCCGATGGCGCCACCGTGGTGGCCGATCAGCTGATCGCCAAGATCGACACCGAAGGCAAGGGTGCGGCCGCCGCACCTGCGGCAGCGCCCGCTGCCGCTCCGGCTCCCGCCGCTGCACCGGCCCCCGCGGCCGCTGCCGCAGCCGCCGGCGGTTCGAAGTCCGACGTGGCGATGCCCGCCGCCGCCAAGCTGCTGGCCGACAACAACCTGAAGACCAGCGACGTGGCCGGCACCGGCAAGGACGGCCGCGTCACCAAGGGCGACGTGCTCGGCGCCGTGGCTTCGGGCGCCAAGCCCGCCGCCACCGTGGCCGCACCGGCCGCCAAGCCGGCGCTGCCGCAGGTTTCCGCACCCAGCAGCGCGGCCGACCTGGGTGAACGCCCCGAGCAGCGCGTGCCAATGAGCCGCCTGCGCGCCCGCATTGCCGAGCGCCTGCTGCAATCGCAATCGACCAACGCCATCCTCACGACGTTCAACGAAGTGAACATGGCGCCCGTCATGGAACTGCGCAAGCGCTTCCAGGACAGCTTCACCAAGGAACACGGCGTGAAGCTCGGCTTCATGAGCTTCTTCGTGAAGGCCGCGGTGCATGCGCTGAAGAAGTACCCGGTGATCAACGCGTCGGTCGACGGCAACGACATCCTGTACCACGGCTACTTCGACATCGGTATTGCCGTCGGTTCGCCGCGCGGCCTGGTGGTGCCCATCCTGCGCAACGCCGACCAGATGAGCTTTGCCGACATCGAGAAGAAGATTGCCGAATACGGCAAGAAGGCGCAAGACGGCAAGCTCGGCATCGAAGAGATGACCGGCGGCACGTTCTCCATTTCGAACGGCGGCACCTTCGGCTCGATGCTTTCGACCCCGATCATCAATCCGCCCCAGTCCGCGATCCTCGGCGTGCACGCCACCAAGGACCGCGCCGTGGTCGAGAACGGCCAGATCGTCATCCGCCCGATGAACTACCTTGCCATGAGCTACGACCACCGCATCATCGACGGCCGCGAAGCCGTGCTGGGCCTGGTCGCCATGAAGGAAGCGCTGGAAGATCCGTCGCGCCTCTTGTTCGACATCTGA